In the Ochrobactrum sp. Marseille-Q0166 genome, one interval contains:
- the iolG gene encoding inositol 2-dehydrogenase — translation MVTRLALLGAGRIGKVHASAIASDKRAKLIAVADPNQDAARAIAEAAGADVRTIDEIEKSSDIDAVLICTPTNSHADLIERFSRAGKAVFCEKPIDLNIERVRACLDVIKESGGKVMLGFNRRFDPHFAAVRKAIDDGRIGKVEMVTITSRDPGAPPAEYIQVSGGIFRDMTIHDFDMARFLLGEEIAAVSAAASVLVDRKIGELGDFDSASVILTTASGRQCVISNSRRASYGYDQRIEVHGSEGAVCAENQRPVSIEVASKDGYTRPPLHDFFMTRYTDAYAAEIASFIDAIDGGKAPTPSADDGLQALALAEAALLSVKEGRTVKVAEVLA, via the coding sequence ATGGTTACACGTCTTGCTCTGCTCGGTGCTGGCCGTATCGGTAAGGTTCATGCGAGCGCAATCGCTTCGGACAAGCGTGCGAAGCTTATCGCGGTCGCGGACCCCAATCAGGACGCGGCGCGCGCCATTGCTGAGGCCGCCGGTGCAGACGTGCGCACCATCGACGAGATTGAAAAGTCATCAGATATAGATGCGGTGCTGATCTGCACGCCAACCAATTCTCATGCCGATCTGATCGAGCGTTTTTCCCGCGCGGGCAAAGCTGTGTTCTGCGAAAAGCCGATTGATCTCAATATTGAGCGCGTGCGCGCCTGTCTTGATGTCATCAAGGAAAGCGGCGGCAAGGTCATGTTGGGCTTCAATCGGCGGTTCGATCCGCATTTTGCGGCTGTTCGTAAGGCAATTGACGACGGTCGGATTGGCAAGGTTGAAATGGTAACCATAACCAGCCGCGATCCGGGCGCACCGCCAGCTGAATATATCCAGGTTTCTGGCGGTATTTTCCGCGACATGACAATTCATGATTTTGACATGGCGCGTTTTCTGCTGGGTGAAGAAATTGCGGCAGTCTCAGCAGCGGCGTCGGTTCTGGTCGATCGAAAGATCGGTGAACTCGGTGATTTTGACAGTGCAAGCGTGATCCTGACCACGGCTTCCGGCCGCCAGTGTGTGATTTCCAATTCGCGTCGAGCTTCCTATGGTTATGATCAGCGCATCGAAGTGCACGGATCGGAGGGAGCGGTGTGTGCTGAAAACCAGCGTCCGGTTTCTATCGAAGTAGCATCGAAGGACGGCTATACCCGCCCGCCGTTGCATGATTTCTTTATGACCCGTTACACGGATGCTTATGCTGCTGAAATTGCTTCGTTCATTGATGCGATTGATGGCGGCAAGGCGCCGACACCTTCGGCTGATGATGGTTTGCAGGCTTTGGCACTCGCAGAAGCTGCCCTTCTTTCGGTCAAAGAGGGGCGCACAGTGAAAGTTGCGGAAGTTCTGGCCTAA
- a CDS encoding RHE_PE00001 family protein, with the protein MAYEFDKLPLDDFFMPVANATAALTRLDERLACSPIRDGMLQRMHMQDAVASMWLEGELVHLEDLVLHDAVMDTRMPSHALTIAHSVLRLRRQIATRAASWALSNSGMQQLLGRNVDIAVEEVKQYHEPEEGESDPLMDDIDALLARTDALLKGIVQEKAKPRTVQIDPLLDDEDWNEDERLQQWQVVFDESAHLPPLMRAAIIHDAWFDMEVVQRSSWVGRLLAAAYLRQSGIASSHLPALSIGLRTKRPDERRSQNRLVRLKTFFAAIEDGTATLMKEHDRLMLAREQMQRKLKGRRSNSRLPKLVDMMIRSPLVSSQMVEKELDVTPQGALKLIAELNLREITGRGRFRAWGIL; encoded by the coding sequence ATGGCTTATGAATTCGACAAATTGCCGCTTGATGATTTTTTTATGCCCGTGGCGAATGCCACGGCCGCGTTAACGCGGCTTGACGAGCGGCTTGCCTGTTCCCCGATCCGCGATGGAATGTTGCAACGTATGCATATGCAGGATGCTGTAGCATCCATGTGGCTTGAGGGTGAACTGGTGCATCTTGAAGATCTTGTTCTGCATGATGCAGTAATGGACACGCGTATGCCAAGCCACGCTTTGACGATTGCGCATTCCGTTCTGCGTCTCCGTCGGCAAATCGCAACACGCGCAGCGAGTTGGGCATTAAGTAACTCGGGAATGCAACAATTACTCGGGAGAAACGTCGATATTGCGGTTGAAGAAGTGAAGCAATATCACGAGCCGGAAGAGGGCGAAAGCGACCCTCTGATGGATGATATTGATGCTCTTCTTGCGCGCACCGATGCATTACTGAAGGGTATCGTTCAGGAAAAGGCCAAGCCTCGGACTGTCCAGATTGACCCACTCCTTGATGATGAGGATTGGAACGAGGATGAACGTTTGCAGCAATGGCAGGTAGTCTTTGATGAATCGGCCCATCTGCCCCCTTTGATGCGTGCTGCGATCATTCATGATGCATGGTTTGATATGGAGGTGGTGCAGCGTTCTTCGTGGGTCGGACGTTTGTTGGCGGCGGCATATTTGCGTCAGTCAGGGATCGCGTCATCACATTTGCCGGCTTTGAGCATCGGCTTACGGACCAAAAGACCTGATGAAAGGCGATCTCAAAATCGCCTTGTGCGTCTCAAGACGTTCTTTGCTGCCATTGAGGACGGGACCGCGACCTTGATGAAGGAACATGATCGCTTGATGCTGGCGCGTGAGCAGATGCAACGTAAGCTAAAGGGACGCCGCTCGAACTCCCGGCTACCCAAACTTGTCGATATGATGATACGCAGTCCGCTCGTTTCCAGTCAGATGGTCGAGAAAGAACTCGATGTCACACCACAGGGCGCACTTAAGTTGATAGCTGAACTTAATCTAAGAGAAATTACAGGACGTGGGCGCTTCCGAGCCTGGGGCATTCTTTAG
- a CDS encoding MurR/RpiR family transcriptional regulator gives MNTEQAVAAQANTSASVPAPTNIKEFEARLLEVADRLPKRLKQCADFVAANQDRIAVSTVAEMAEGAGVQSSAFMRFCQILGFSGFSEMQKLFRDSYVGGWPDYSTRLEHLRETAAGRAPALLAEFAEAGRTSLESLLKTVDSEALEKAVKLLATAETIHIIGVRRAFPVASYLAYALEKMQVPAMLHSTVGKLENQHAIRKGDVLLAISFSPYSPETIAMAENASERGIDVVAITDTIVSPMSKFAQQSLLVSEVDFGAFRSLSATLCLAITLAVAIGTERQP, from the coding sequence ATGAACACTGAACAAGCTGTTGCAGCACAAGCCAATACTTCTGCCAGTGTGCCAGCCCCAACGAACATCAAAGAATTTGAGGCGAGGCTGCTCGAAGTCGCCGACCGATTGCCAAAACGTCTCAAACAATGCGCCGATTTTGTTGCTGCCAATCAGGACCGTATCGCTGTTTCGACGGTTGCAGAAATGGCAGAAGGCGCAGGCGTTCAAAGTTCGGCCTTCATGCGCTTTTGTCAAATACTGGGCTTTTCCGGCTTTTCGGAAATGCAGAAGCTTTTTCGCGACTCTTATGTTGGCGGCTGGCCAGATTATTCCACCCGCCTTGAGCATTTGCGTGAAACGGCGGCGGGACGGGCCCCGGCCCTTCTGGCAGAGTTTGCCGAGGCAGGCCGCACTTCACTCGAAAGTCTGTTGAAGACAGTCGATTCAGAGGCGCTCGAGAAAGCCGTCAAGCTGCTGGCAACGGCAGAAACCATTCACATTATCGGCGTTCGGCGCGCATTTCCGGTTGCGAGCTATCTGGCCTATGCGCTTGAAAAGATGCAGGTTCCGGCCATGCTCCACAGCACTGTCGGCAAACTGGAAAACCAACATGCCATCCGCAAAGGCGATGTGCTTCTTGCCATTTCCTTTTCGCCCTACTCGCCGGAAACCATTGCTATGGCGGAAAATGCGAGTGAGCGCGGCATTGATGTTGTTGCGATTACCGACACGATTGTCAGTCCAATGAGCAAATTTGCTCAACAATCCCTGCTTGTTTCAGAAGTGGACTTCGGCGCATTCCGCTCGCTTTCGGCCACGCTTTGCCTGGCCATAACCCTCGCCGTTGCTATCGGTACAGAACGGCAACCCTAA